From the genome of Clostridium sp. BNL1100, one region includes:
- a CDS encoding beta-galactosidase, which produces MDKYMPICNKFPHILHGGDYNPEQWLETPKIIDEDFRLMKLAHCNAMTVGIFSWMALEPEEGKYNFGWLDSIMDRLAQNGMAAILATPSGAKPNWMSQKYPEILRTQADRLKDLHGGRHNHCFTSPIYRKKVSRINRMLAERYAKHPALILWHISNEYSGECHCPLCQEAFRSFLRNKYAGDLEKLNHEWWTGFWAHRYTDWSQIESPSPRGENETHGLILDWKRFVSHQTIDFFKNEIKPLRELTPDVPVTTNMMGTFPGIEYRELAKELDVVSWDSYPTWHTTEQPDWKIGVRTSFIHDLNRSLKQGKPFMMMESTPSTVNWQKVNKLKRPGMHMLSSLQALAHGSDTVQYFQWRKSRGSFEKFHGAVVDHVGHENTRVFRDVSQVGQALEKLDELVGTTVHPQVAIIFDWENRWAIEEAQALARDRIQYEETCILHYTAFWMQGVTVDIIGAREDFSQYKLVIAPMLYMTHPGVGERIEAFVREGGTFVTTYWSGIVNENDLCHLGGFPGPLRTVTGIWSEEIDALHPDENNSLLISKNSLGLSGSYRVQDFCELIHAESAQVLAVYGDDFYQGRPALTVNRFGKGDAYYMAARTGEDFLDNFYNTLMEKLSLTRTMEAKLPRGVTAQHRTDGQNRYIFIMNFNAKKEEISLTGIYTDMLTGEERQGVIELDPFDVKVLKL; this is translated from the coding sequence ATGGATAAATATATGCCTATTTGCAACAAGTTTCCTCATATCCTCCACGGTGGAGATTACAACCCGGAGCAGTGGTTGGAGACGCCAAAGATAATAGATGAGGATTTTCGTCTTATGAAGCTTGCCCACTGTAATGCAATGACGGTTGGAATTTTTTCGTGGATGGCACTGGAGCCGGAAGAGGGCAAGTATAATTTTGGTTGGCTGGACAGTATTATGGATAGGCTTGCCCAAAACGGAATGGCTGCTATTCTGGCTACTCCTAGCGGTGCAAAACCCAACTGGATGTCGCAAAAATACCCGGAAATATTGCGTACTCAGGCCGACAGGTTAAAGGATTTACATGGAGGACGTCATAACCATTGTTTTACCTCACCAATTTACCGTAAAAAGGTAAGCCGGATAAATCGTATGTTGGCGGAACGTTATGCAAAGCATCCCGCACTAATTTTATGGCATATCTCAAATGAATACAGTGGGGAATGTCATTGTCCGTTATGTCAGGAAGCATTTCGCAGTTTTCTTCGAAACAAGTATGCTGGTGACCTTGAAAAGCTCAACCATGAGTGGTGGACGGGCTTCTGGGCACACCGGTATACAGATTGGTCACAAATTGAGTCGCCATCTCCACGGGGTGAGAATGAGACTCATGGACTTATTCTGGATTGGAAGAGGTTTGTCTCACACCAGACAATTGACTTTTTTAAAAACGAAATAAAACCCTTACGGGAATTAACACCGGACGTTCCTGTTACTACAAATATGATGGGAACCTTTCCGGGTATAGAATACAGGGAACTTGCAAAAGAGCTGGATGTGGTTTCCTGGGATAGTTATCCCACCTGGCACACCACGGAGCAACCGGATTGGAAAATCGGTGTACGAACTTCCTTTATCCATGACCTTAACAGGTCTCTCAAACAGGGTAAACCATTTATGATGATGGAAAGTACACCAAGTACTGTTAACTGGCAAAAGGTAAACAAGCTAAAGCGCCCCGGCATGCATATGCTATCGTCATTGCAGGCATTGGCCCATGGCAGTGACACAGTTCAGTACTTTCAGTGGCGAAAATCACGGGGGAGCTTTGAAAAATTCCATGGTGCGGTGGTAGATCATGTGGGACATGAGAACACTCGTGTGTTCAGGGATGTTTCACAGGTGGGGCAAGCACTTGAAAAACTGGATGAACTTGTGGGAACTACGGTTCATCCGCAGGTTGCTATAATATTTGATTGGGAAAACCGATGGGCCATAGAGGAAGCACAGGCACTTGCTCGTGACAGGATACAGTATGAGGAAACCTGTATATTACATTATACAGCCTTTTGGATGCAAGGGGTAACCGTAGACATTATAGGTGCCAGAGAAGATTTCTCACAGTACAAGCTTGTTATTGCACCTATGCTCTATATGACCCATCCCGGCGTCGGAGAGCGTATTGAGGCTTTTGTTAGGGAGGGAGGAACCTTTGTTACCACCTATTGGAGCGGAATTGTAAATGAGAATGACCTATGTCATTTGGGGGGATTCCCGGGGCCGCTGCGTACAGTCACGGGTATTTGGAGCGAGGAAATAGATGCTCTGCACCCGGATGAAAACAATAGTCTTTTAATTAGTAAAAACTCTCTGGGCCTTTCCGGCTCTTATAGAGTTCAGGACTTCTGTGAGTTAATCCACGCAGAATCTGCACAGGTTCTGGCTGTGTATGGTGACGATTTTTACCAAGGGCGGCCGGCTCTTACGGTTAACCGTTTTGGAAAAGGAGATGCCTACTACATGGCAGCCCGTACAGGAGAAGATTTCCTTGATAATTTTTACAATACCCTTATGGAAAAGTTATCACTTACACGTACAATGGAAGCGAAGCTGCCAAGGGGAGTAACAGCCCAACATCGTACTGATGGACAAAACCGCTACATATTTATAATGAATTTCAATGCAAAAAAGGAAGAGATTTCTCTTACCGGGATTTACACAGATATGCTTACCGGGGAAGAACGGCAAGGAGTTATAGAACTTGATCCCTTTGACGTAAAAGTCCTAAAGCTATAA